Proteins encoded in a region of the Streptomyces sp. NBC_01298 genome:
- a CDS encoding serine/threonine-protein kinase yields the protein MAESRLIHGRYRSLDLIGRGGMGEVWRARDESLGRQVAVKCLKPLGPEQDTHFTQVLRERFRREARVAASLQHRGVTVVHDFGDDSAAGGPLYLVMELLEGRNLSQLLEDNDARPLPVDVVVDIAEQMAAALGYTHDQGVVHRDLKPANIMRLTDGTVKICDFGIARLAADIGFTAKLTGGGMAMGTPHYMSPEQIAGGEVDHRSDLYSLGCVLYEIATGAPPFDLGDSWSVLVGHRDTAPVPPREHRPELPASFERLVLDLLAKCPEDRPGDARHLHRRLVEARLGPGPAAGAVTGAHPPLPEWADGMTAGRRAGIEARPASGEWAVLTGSWTAARSSGEQRTATGAATGAATVPPGVRAAATGPGPAPTVVRPRPAEDPRLTAAYGSPHGPGPALTGPAALDAGHTRAFALSRAGRTEEALAGYAAVAEGRARVLGADHPDTLAARQEAAYETGLLGRHREAYEGYRAVLAARERTVGRIHPDTLRCRHNLACALGALGRFSEAHNAAAEVAADRAAVLGAEHADTLLTRYEVAYALGRLDRWEEALEGFRHIAAVRERVLGRDHPDTLAARYEAGIALGRTGRSAEALDLFRDLVRDRTRAYGAADPETLRARHVLGVNLGRMERWEEAVAEAREVGEARARTLGAEHPDTLVSRRELAVGLGRLGRWDQALPVYRELSGIRERSLGDGHPDTVAAHADEAHCLERLGQVCYQEP from the coding sequence ATGGCGGAGTCCAGACTGATCCACGGCCGGTACCGGTCGCTCGATCTGATCGGCCGCGGCGGCATGGGCGAGGTGTGGCGGGCCCGCGACGAGTCGCTGGGCCGGCAGGTCGCCGTCAAATGCCTGAAGCCCCTCGGGCCCGAGCAGGACACCCACTTCACCCAGGTGCTGCGCGAGCGCTTCCGCCGCGAGGCCCGCGTCGCCGCCTCCCTCCAGCACCGCGGCGTCACCGTCGTCCACGACTTCGGCGACGACAGTGCGGCCGGCGGTCCCCTCTACCTCGTCATGGAGCTCCTCGAAGGCCGCAACCTCAGCCAGCTCCTGGAGGACAACGACGCGCGCCCGCTCCCCGTGGACGTCGTCGTCGACATCGCCGAGCAGATGGCGGCCGCCCTCGGCTACACCCATGACCAGGGAGTCGTCCACCGCGATCTGAAGCCCGCGAACATCATGCGGCTCACCGACGGCACGGTGAAGATCTGCGACTTCGGCATCGCCCGGCTGGCCGCCGACATCGGCTTCACCGCGAAGCTCACCGGCGGCGGCATGGCCATGGGCACCCCGCACTACATGTCGCCCGAGCAGATCGCCGGCGGCGAGGTGGACCACCGCAGCGACCTCTACTCCCTCGGCTGCGTCCTGTACGAGATCGCCACCGGAGCCCCGCCCTTCGACCTCGGCGACTCCTGGTCCGTGCTGGTGGGCCACCGCGACACCGCGCCCGTGCCGCCGCGCGAGCACCGGCCCGAGCTGCCGGCCTCCTTCGAGCGGCTGGTGCTCGACCTGCTCGCCAAATGCCCCGAGGACCGGCCGGGCGACGCCCGCCACCTGCACCGCCGGCTCGTCGAGGCCCGGCTCGGCCCCGGCCCGGCGGCCGGAGCGGTGACCGGCGCGCACCCGCCGCTGCCCGAGTGGGCCGACGGGATGACCGCCGGACGCAGGGCCGGTATCGAGGCCCGCCCCGCGAGCGGGGAGTGGGCCGTCCTCACCGGCTCCTGGACCGCCGCGCGATCGAGCGGGGAGCAGCGGACGGCGACCGGGGCGGCCACCGGCGCCGCCACCGTCCCCCCGGGCGTGCGGGCCGCCGCCACCGGGCCCGGGCCCGCGCCGACCGTCGTGCGCCCGCGCCCGGCCGAGGACCCCCGGCTCACCGCCGCCTACGGATCCCCGCACGGCCCCGGCCCGGCCCTCACGGGCCCGGCCGCGCTCGACGCCGGCCACACGCGGGCCTTCGCCCTCAGCCGGGCCGGCCGCACCGAGGAGGCCCTCGCCGGGTACGCGGCCGTCGCCGAAGGCCGCGCCCGGGTGCTCGGAGCCGACCATCCGGACACCCTCGCCGCACGGCAGGAGGCGGCGTACGAGACGGGGCTGCTCGGCCGCCACCGGGAGGCGTACGAGGGCTACCGCGCGGTGCTCGCCGCCCGGGAGCGGACCGTGGGCCGGATCCACCCCGACACCCTGCGCTGCCGGCACAACCTGGCCTGCGCGCTGGGCGCGCTCGGCCGTTTCTCCGAGGCCCACAACGCCGCCGCCGAGGTGGCCGCCGACCGGGCGGCCGTCCTGGGGGCGGAGCACGCGGACACGCTGCTGACCCGGTACGAGGTGGCGTACGCCCTGGGCCGCCTGGACCGCTGGGAGGAGGCCCTGGAGGGCTTCCGGCACATCGCGGCCGTACGGGAGCGGGTGCTCGGCCGGGACCACCCCGACACGCTGGCCGCGCGCTACGAGGCCGGGATCGCGCTGGGCCGGACCGGGCGCTCGGCCGAGGCCCTGGACCTGTTCCGGGACCTGGTCCGCGACCGCACCCGCGCCTACGGGGCCGCCGACCCGGAGACGCTGCGCGCCCGGCACGTCCTCGGGGTGAACCTCGGACGCATGGAGCGCTGGGAGGAAGCGGTGGCAGAAGCCCGCGAGGTGGGCGAGGCACGCGCCCGCACGCTCGGCGCCGAACACCCCGACACCCTGGTCAGCCGCCGCGAACTGGCCGTGGGGCTCGGCCGGCTGGGCCGCTGGGACCAGGCGCTGCCCGTCTACCGGGAACTCTCCGGCATCCGTGAACGCTCGCTCGGCGACGGCCACCCGGACACGGTCGCCGCCCACGCCGACGAGGCACACTGTCTGGAGCGGCTCGGTCAGGTGTGTTACCAAGAGCCATGA
- a CDS encoding phytoene desaturase family protein produces MTTSRGFGHDVYDTVIVGGGHNGLVAAAYLARAGRSVLVLERLGRTGGAAVSTRPFPGVDARLSRYSYLVSLLPAKIVRELGLDFEVRRRTVSSYTPVERAGRPGGLLVGGGETRTRESFARLTGSEREYENWRAFYGTTGRAAERLFPTLTEPLPTRTELRARLDDEAAWRMLFEEPIGRAVEREFADDLVRGVVLTDALIGTFAGAHDPGLAQNRCFLYHVIGGGTGDWDVPVGGMGALTDALAASALAAGAEIATGHEVLRIDTDGTTAPAEVTFRTATGEGRVAGRVVLVNASPRALAELLGEEPAQPAPEGAQLKVNMLLRRLPRLRDTSVDPREAFGGTFHIAEGYEQLARAHAEAAAGELPSVPPSEIYCHSLTDPTILGPELAEQGYQTLTLFGLHTPARLFEKDNQGAREVLLAATLAQLDAHLAEPLTDCLAFDADGRPCIEAKTPLDLERELRLPGGHIFHRDLSWPYSDPDSVEGGGRWGVETAHRNVLLCGAGAVRGGGVSGVPGHNAAMAVLGH; encoded by the coding sequence ATGACGACCTCGCGGGGCTTCGGGCACGACGTGTACGACACGGTGATCGTGGGCGGGGGCCACAACGGCCTCGTCGCCGCCGCCTACCTGGCCCGGGCCGGCCGCTCGGTCCTGGTCCTGGAGCGGCTCGGCCGCACCGGCGGGGCCGCCGTGTCCACCCGGCCGTTCCCGGGCGTCGACGCCCGCCTGTCCCGCTACTCCTACCTCGTCTCGCTGCTCCCGGCGAAGATCGTGCGCGAGCTGGGGCTGGACTTCGAAGTGCGCAGGCGCACCGTTTCCTCGTACACTCCGGTCGAGCGCGCCGGACGCCCCGGCGGACTGCTCGTCGGCGGCGGCGAGACACGCACCCGGGAGTCCTTCGCGCGGCTGACCGGCTCGGAGCGGGAGTACGAGAACTGGCGCGCCTTCTACGGGACCACCGGGCGGGCCGCCGAACGGCTCTTCCCGACCCTGACCGAGCCGCTCCCCACGCGTACGGAGCTGCGGGCGCGGCTCGACGACGAGGCGGCCTGGCGGATGCTGTTCGAGGAGCCGATCGGCCGGGCCGTCGAGCGGGAGTTCGCCGACGACCTGGTGCGCGGGGTGGTCCTCACCGACGCGCTGATCGGCACCTTCGCCGGCGCCCACGACCCCGGCCTGGCCCAGAACCGCTGCTTCCTCTACCACGTCATCGGCGGCGGCACCGGCGACTGGGACGTCCCGGTCGGCGGCATGGGCGCGCTCACGGACGCGCTGGCCGCGTCCGCGCTGGCGGCCGGGGCGGAGATCGCCACCGGGCACGAGGTGCTGCGCATCGACACGGACGGCACGACCGCCCCGGCCGAGGTGACCTTCCGTACGGCGACGGGCGAGGGACGGGTCGCCGGCCGGGTGGTGCTCGTCAACGCCTCGCCGCGGGCGCTCGCCGAACTCCTGGGCGAGGAACCGGCGCAGCCGGCCCCCGAGGGGGCCCAGCTCAAGGTCAACATGCTGCTGCGCCGCCTGCCCCGGCTGCGGGACACCTCCGTGGACCCGCGCGAGGCCTTCGGGGGCACCTTCCACATCGCGGAGGGGTACGAGCAGCTCGCCCGGGCCCACGCGGAGGCCGCCGCCGGCGAACTGCCCTCCGTACCGCCCTCGGAGATCTACTGCCACTCGCTGACGGATCCGACGATCCTGGGGCCCGAGCTGGCGGAGCAGGGCTACCAGACCCTGACCCTCTTCGGACTGCACACCCCGGCGCGGCTGTTCGAAAAGGACAACCAGGGGGCGCGCGAGGTGCTCCTCGCCGCCACCCTCGCCCAGCTCGACGCCCACCTGGCCGAACCGCTCACCGACTGCCTGGCCTTCGACGCCGACGGCCGCCCGTGCATCGAGGCCAAGACCCCGCTCGACCTGGAGCGCGAACTGCGGCTGCCCGGCGGGCACATCTTCCACCGGGACCTGTCCTGGCCGTACTCCGACCCCGACTCCGTTGAGGGCGGCGGCCGTTGGGGCGTGGAGACCGCCCACCGCAACGTGCTGCTGTGCGGGGCGGGGGCGGTCCGCGGCGGCGGCGTCAGCGGGGTCCCCGGCCACAACGCGGCGATGGCGGTCCTAGGTCACTGA
- a CDS encoding nitroreductase family deazaflavin-dependent oxidoreductase: MTDIDWDDPIDPKPGWTLDHVKLYVGSGGTEGQYWNNTQTLLLTTIGRKSGKPVRTPLIYGEDDGRYLIVASKGGDPADPLWYRNLSEHPEVRVQVGPKVTQGIARTATSEERAAFWPLMVKHWPSYDEYQTKTSREIPIVVIDPVG, encoded by the coding sequence ATGACCGACATCGACTGGGATGACCCGATCGACCCCAAGCCGGGCTGGACCCTTGATCACGTCAAGCTGTACGTCGGTTCGGGCGGGACCGAGGGGCAGTACTGGAACAACACGCAGACCCTGCTGCTCACCACGATCGGCCGCAAGTCCGGGAAGCCGGTGCGGACCCCGCTCATCTACGGCGAGGACGACGGGCGCTACCTCATCGTCGCCTCCAAGGGCGGCGACCCGGCGGACCCGCTCTGGTACCGGAACCTCTCCGAGCACCCCGAGGTCCGGGTGCAGGTCGGCCCCAAGGTGACGCAGGGCATCGCGCGGACCGCGACCTCCGAGGAGCGTGCCGCGTTCTGGCCGCTGATGGTGAAGCACTGGCCCTCGTACGACGAGTACCAGACCAAGACCAGCCGGGAGATCCCGATCGTCGTGATCGACCCCGTCGGCTGA
- a CDS encoding FAD-dependent oxidoreductase — protein MTRRHVVVAGAGIGGLSAAVALHRRGWEVTVCERAAEPSAVGAGIVLAPNALRAYASIGFDAARATGDAAPAAMDLRRPGGRLLSRADTAALTARYGRPPLAVYRPALAAALTAELPEGAVRYGTAVTSVDHADGDPVVHTPAGPLAADLVIAADGIHSPIRRQYFPAHPGLHYSGETAWRTVLAAGGPPVRAATETWGRGERFGVAPLADGRVYLYATAVVPEGYRPADVRAELLRRYGGWHDPLPALLARIDPAAVLQHDLYDLAAPLPRFHQGRLAWLGDAAHAMTPNLGQGGCQAVEDAATLAHLLEGADVRAALAAYSAARCARTDALRIRSRRAGRVAGLRHPLAAAARDLAVRATPARAARRALDDLFAFDGFGQTT, from the coding sequence ATGACCCGACGTCATGTGGTGGTCGCGGGTGCGGGGATCGGCGGACTCTCGGCGGCGGTGGCCCTGCACCGCCGCGGTTGGGAGGTCACCGTCTGCGAACGCGCGGCGGAGCCGTCCGCCGTCGGCGCGGGGATCGTCCTCGCCCCCAACGCCCTGCGCGCCTACGCCTCGATCGGCTTCGACGCCGCCCGCGCGACGGGGGACGCCGCCCCGGCCGCGATGGACCTGCGCCGCCCCGGCGGCCGCCTGCTGAGCCGCGCCGACACCGCCGCGCTGACCGCCCGGTACGGCCGGCCCCCGCTCGCCGTGTACCGCCCGGCCCTCGCCGCCGCCCTGACCGCCGAGCTCCCCGAGGGAGCCGTCCGGTACGGCACGGCGGTGACCTCCGTCGACCACGCGGACGGCGACCCGGTGGTCCACACCCCGGCCGGCCCCCTCGCCGCCGACCTCGTCATCGCCGCCGACGGCATCCACAGCCCGATCCGCCGCCAGTACTTCCCGGCCCATCCCGGCCTGCACTACAGCGGGGAGACCGCCTGGCGGACCGTCCTCGCGGCCGGCGGCCCGCCCGTGCGCGCCGCCACGGAGACCTGGGGCCGCGGGGAGCGCTTCGGCGTCGCCCCGCTCGCCGACGGCCGCGTGTACCTCTACGCCACCGCCGTCGTCCCCGAGGGGTACCGGCCCGCCGACGTGCGCGCCGAACTCCTGCGCCGCTACGGCGGCTGGCACGACCCGCTCCCCGCCCTGCTGGCACGGATCGACCCGGCGGCCGTCCTCCAGCACGACCTGTACGACCTCGCCGCCCCGCTCCCCCGGTTCCATCAGGGGCGCCTCGCATGGCTCGGCGACGCGGCGCACGCCATGACCCCCAACCTCGGCCAGGGCGGGTGCCAGGCCGTCGAAGACGCCGCCACCCTCGCGCACCTGCTGGAGGGGGCCGACGTACGGGCCGCCCTGGCCGCCTACAGCGCGGCCCGCTGCGCCCGCACCGACGCGCTGCGCATCCGCTCCCGCCGCGCGGGCCGGGTGGCCGGCCTCCGGCACCCCCTCGCGGCGGCCGCCCGCGACCTCGCCGTCCGCGCCACCCCGGCCCGCGCCGCGCGGCGCGCCCTGGACGACCTGTTCGCCTTCGACGGATTCGGGCAGACGACCTAG
- a CDS encoding TetR/AcrR family transcriptional regulator, with protein MSSPERGSDRRTLIADSAIDLVASAGLRGLTHRAVDGAAGLPAGSTSYYFRTRTALIGACYARLAELDLGDFDGGAAAPPPPAPPSTARPAPADRDAVAAALAALLYQWLTTGRSRQLARFELSLEAARNPELATELHRAGQGSRARAAGILAALGAARPTESAELLVAWADGLLYDRLAGALARSRPAPDPAELASVARRMLDAALD; from the coding sequence ATGAGTTCCCCCGAGCGCGGAAGCGACCGCAGAACCCTGATCGCGGACAGCGCGATCGACCTCGTGGCCTCCGCCGGGCTGAGGGGCCTGACCCACCGGGCGGTCGACGGTGCGGCCGGGCTTCCGGCGGGCAGCACCTCGTACTACTTCCGTACGAGGACGGCCCTGATCGGCGCCTGTTACGCGCGGCTGGCCGAGCTGGACCTCGGAGACTTCGACGGGGGCGCCGCGGCTCCACCGCCACCCGCGCCCCCCTCGACGGCTCGGCCGGCGCCGGCGGACCGGGACGCCGTCGCCGCGGCGCTCGCCGCGCTGCTGTACCAATGGCTGACCACGGGGCGCTCACGCCAACTGGCGCGCTTCGAGCTGAGCCTGGAGGCCGCACGGAACCCGGAGCTGGCCACGGAACTCCACCGGGCCGGCCAGGGCTCGCGGGCCCGGGCGGCCGGGATCCTCGCGGCACTCGGCGCCGCCCGACCGACCGAATCCGCCGAACTCCTGGTCGCCTGGGCCGACGGACTCCTCTACGACCGCCTCGCGGGCGCGCTCGCCCGCTCCCGACCGGCCCCCGACCCGGCCGAACTCGCCTCCGTGGCGCGCAGGATGCTCGACGCGGCCCTCGACTAG
- a CDS encoding LysE family translocator, giving the protein MPLTSLSAPVSGASVLGMTLTALVMVLTPGPNMIYLVSRSISQGRAAGLVSLAGTGVGFVVYMLMGNLGLAVVFVAVPWLFIGFKAAGVLYLAHLAWQALRPGGRGVFEVRDVSRDSPARLFRMGLVTNLLNPKAAIMYLTLIPQFIDPHRGHPTAQGLTLGSVQIVVSLTVNALIVMAAGAIAAFLGQRPSWATVQRRVTGTLLGAVALLLVREVPARARA; this is encoded by the coding sequence ATGCCCCTCACCTCGCTTTCCGCACCCGTATCCGGTGCGTCCGTCCTCGGGATGACCCTCACCGCGCTGGTCATGGTGCTGACCCCCGGGCCCAACATGATCTACCTCGTTTCGCGCAGCATCAGCCAGGGACGTGCCGCGGGGCTCGTCTCCCTGGCCGGCACCGGCGTCGGCTTCGTCGTCTACATGCTGATGGGCAACCTCGGGCTCGCGGTCGTGTTCGTCGCGGTGCCCTGGTTGTTCATCGGCTTCAAGGCCGCCGGCGTCCTCTACCTCGCCCACCTCGCCTGGCAGGCCCTGCGCCCCGGAGGGCGAGGCGTGTTCGAGGTCCGTGACGTTTCCCGTGACAGTCCGGCCCGGCTCTTCCGCATGGGGCTGGTGACGAACCTGCTCAACCCCAAGGCCGCGATCATGTACCTGACCTTGATCCCGCAGTTCATCGACCCCCATCGCGGGCATCCGACCGCGCAGGGCCTGACCCTCGGTTCGGTCCAGATCGTGGTGAGCCTGACCGTCAACGCCCTCATCGTCATGGCCGCCGGCGCCATCGCCGCCTTCCTGGGGCAGCGCCCGAGCTGGGCCACCGTGCAACGCCGCGTCACCGGCACCCTCCTGGGCGCCGTGGCGCTCCTCCTCGTCCGCGAGGTACCGGCCCGAGCCCGCGCCTGA
- a CDS encoding CGNR zinc finger domain-containing protein codes for MHLNPYGEYAVLLARSLADDWPDTRAGIVERTREFGMTMSFPERPDDHARCRAVLDDWIRVVDARDPNERAEILNGQMASATAYPRLTDHNGEGWHLHYRDVDDDLARVLHAVFSVGTALHLTTRGMGRLGRCAARPCANVVVDTSRNGTQRYCSPRCGSRDAVRRHRARQRER; via the coding sequence GTGCATCTCAACCCTTACGGCGAGTACGCCGTGCTCCTCGCCCGTTCCCTGGCCGACGACTGGCCCGACACCCGCGCCGGGATCGTCGAGCGGACCCGCGAGTTCGGCATGACGATGTCCTTCCCCGAGCGGCCCGACGACCACGCCCGCTGCCGGGCGGTGCTCGATGACTGGATCCGGGTCGTCGACGCCCGCGACCCGAACGAGCGGGCGGAGATCCTCAACGGGCAGATGGCCTCCGCGACCGCCTATCCACGCCTGACCGACCACAACGGCGAGGGCTGGCACCTGCACTACCGGGATGTCGACGACGACCTGGCACGCGTCCTGCACGCCGTGTTCAGCGTCGGCACCGCACTGCACCTGACGACTCGCGGCATGGGCCGTCTCGGCCGGTGCGCGGCCCGGCCCTGCGCGAACGTCGTCGTCGACACCTCGCGGAACGGCACCCAGCGGTACTGCTCACCACGCTGCGGCAGCCGGGACGCCGTCCGCCGGCACCGCGCCCGTCAACGCGAGCGGTGA
- a CDS encoding serine hydrolase gives MKTRRAAGNDGGADGDTKDPGTTGAQHSGTTGSEPSGNSNGISNGTRSGHGPGRGLSRRRLGARLLALGGVLVLQAALPGSAGASGGPAERRALQGLRLRYGSARQAGLLEKHLEGLADEARRFLGPSPEHPYYAGAVVLAGRGRTVALHRAMGDAVRYADYDGRTDRVREFPAAQRIAMAEDTVFDLASLSKLFTSLLAVQQMERGHLELEAPVSRYLPEFTGGGKESVTVRQLLTHTSGLRSWAPFYQQPTKAAQLRLLWSVRPQETPGTVYRYSDLNLIALQLLLERITGHTLDLLLQDEITAPLGMHRTRYNPPLSWRRVTAATEVQRPPWSGLDRGLVWGEVHDENAYALGGVAGHAGVFGTAWDLAILARTLLDGGVYAGKRILRPASVELLFTDYNTAFPGDDHGLGFELYQHWYMGAMATPHSAGHTGFTGTSLVLDPSTDSFLILLGNSVHPVRTWRAGSAPRVAAGNRFARAVPVRTKHGGPAWYSGMETGGSGTLTLPPLTPTTDRARLRCALWWDTVPGEGALHLEASADGQTWEPLPFTTVRTTGGAAEQWPRGSVSGWSGRIWHRLEAPLTAWAGREVHLRFRHAAQGRYVGRGSYVDVLRVSEPSHLLFAEDRPADASRIEATGWSRSAD, from the coding sequence ATGAAGACACGACGGGCAGCCGGGAACGACGGTGGCGCGGACGGTGACACGAAGGACCCCGGCACGACCGGCGCGCAACACTCCGGCACGACCGGTTCGGAACCCTCCGGCAACAGCAACGGCATCAGCAACGGCACCAGATCCGGCCACGGCCCCGGGCGCGGCCTGTCCCGGCGGCGGCTCGGGGCGCGGCTGCTCGCGCTGGGCGGTGTGCTCGTGCTCCAGGCCGCGCTGCCCGGGTCCGCGGGGGCCTCCGGGGGGCCGGCCGAGCGGCGCGCGCTCCAGGGACTGCGGCTGCGGTACGGGTCCGCCCGCCAGGCCGGGTTGCTGGAGAAGCACCTCGAAGGGTTGGCGGACGAGGCGCGGCGGTTCCTCGGCCCCTCCCCCGAACACCCTTACTACGCCGGGGCCGTGGTCCTCGCCGGCCGGGGCCGCACCGTGGCGCTGCACCGGGCGATGGGCGACGCCGTACGGTACGCCGACTACGACGGCCGCACCGACCGGGTCCGGGAGTTCCCGGCCGCCCAGCGGATCGCGATGGCCGAGGACACGGTCTTCGACCTGGCCTCCCTCTCCAAGCTGTTCACCTCCCTGCTGGCCGTGCAGCAGATGGAGCGCGGGCACTTGGAGCTGGAGGCGCCGGTGAGCCGGTACCTGCCCGAGTTCACGGGCGGGGGCAAGGAGTCGGTCACCGTGCGCCAGCTCCTCACGCACACCTCCGGGCTCCGCTCCTGGGCCCCCTTCTACCAGCAGCCCACCAAGGCGGCGCAGTTGAGGCTGCTGTGGTCGGTGCGGCCCCAGGAGACCCCGGGTACGGTCTACCGCTACTCCGACCTCAACCTCATCGCCCTCCAGTTGCTCCTGGAACGGATCACCGGTCACACACTGGATCTCCTGCTCCAGGACGAGATCACCGCTCCGCTCGGGATGCACCGCACTCGGTACAACCCACCGCTCTCCTGGCGCCGGGTCACGGCCGCCACCGAGGTGCAGCGCCCGCCCTGGTCCGGGCTGGACCGCGGGCTCGTCTGGGGCGAGGTCCACGACGAGAACGCGTACGCGCTGGGCGGCGTCGCCGGTCACGCCGGGGTCTTCGGCACCGCCTGGGACCTGGCGATCCTCGCCCGCACCCTCCTCGACGGCGGGGTCTACGCCGGCAAGCGCATCCTGCGCCCCGCCTCCGTCGAGCTCCTCTTCACCGACTACAACACCGCCTTCCCCGGCGACGACCACGGCCTGGGCTTCGAGCTCTACCAGCACTGGTACATGGGAGCCATGGCCACCCCGCACTCCGCCGGCCACACCGGTTTCACCGGCACCTCCCTGGTCCTGGACCCCTCCACGGACTCCTTCCTGATCCTCCTGGGCAACTCCGTCCACCCCGTGCGCACCTGGCGCGCCGGCAGCGCCCCCCGCGTCGCCGCCGGCAACCGCTTCGCGCGCGCCGTCCCCGTGCGTACGAAGCACGGCGGCCCGGCCTGGTACTCCGGCATGGAGACCGGCGGCTCGGGCACCCTGACCCTCCCGCCCCTCACCCCCACCACCGACCGGGCCCGGCTGCGCTGCGCGTTGTGGTGGGACACCGTCCCCGGTGAGGGAGCGCTGCACCTGGAGGCCTCCGCCGACGGGCAGACCTGGGAGCCGCTCCCCTTCACCACCGTCCGCACCACCGGCGGGGCCGCCGAACAGTGGCCCCGGGGCTCCGTCTCCGGCTGGTCGGGCCGCATCTGGCACCGCCTCGAAGCCCCGCTCACCGCATGGGCCGGCCGCGAGGTCCACCTGCGCTTCCGCCACGCGGCCCAGGGGCGCTACGTGGGCCGCGGCTCCTACGTGGACGTCCTGCGCGTCTCGGAACCCTCCCACCTGCTCTTCGCCGAGGACCGCCCCGCGGACGCCTCCCGCATCGAGGCCACGGGGTGGTCCCGCTCGGCGGACTGA
- a CDS encoding nitronate monooxygenase, translating to METELSRKLGIEHAIFGFTPFPAVAAAITRAGGFGVLGAVRYTAPDDLKRDLDWMQEHTDGKPYGLDVVMPAKKAVDGVSEADIEAMIPAAHREYVRDTLAKHHVPELPEGEASGWRITGWMEQVARNQLDVAFDYPIKLLANALGSPPADVIARAHDHGVLVAALAGSAKHARRHAEAGIDIVVAQGYEAGGHTGDIATMVLVPEVVEAVAPIPVLAAGGIGSGEQIAAGLALGAQGAWLGSLWLTTTEADMHSRALTEKLLAAGSGDTVRSRALTGKPARQLRTEWTDAWDDPEGPGALPMPLQGLLVAEAVSRIQKYEIQPLLGTPVGQIVGRMNSERSVQAVFDDLTSGFERAIDRITRIAGRA from the coding sequence ATGGAGACGGAGCTGAGCAGAAAACTGGGAATCGAGCACGCCATCTTCGGCTTCACGCCCTTCCCGGCCGTGGCCGCTGCCATCACCCGCGCGGGCGGGTTCGGGGTGCTCGGGGCGGTCCGCTACACCGCCCCCGACGACCTCAAGCGCGACCTCGACTGGATGCAGGAGCACACCGACGGCAAGCCCTACGGGCTCGACGTGGTCATGCCCGCGAAGAAGGCCGTCGACGGCGTGAGCGAGGCCGACATCGAGGCGATGATCCCGGCCGCGCACCGGGAGTACGTCCGCGACACCCTCGCCAAACACCACGTACCCGAACTCCCGGAGGGCGAGGCCTCCGGCTGGCGCATCACCGGCTGGATGGAGCAGGTCGCCCGCAACCAGCTGGACGTCGCCTTCGACTACCCCATCAAACTCCTGGCGAACGCGCTGGGTTCCCCGCCCGCCGACGTCATCGCGCGCGCCCACGACCACGGCGTCCTCGTCGCCGCCCTCGCCGGCAGCGCCAAGCACGCCCGCCGGCACGCCGAGGCCGGCATCGACATCGTCGTCGCCCAGGGCTACGAGGCCGGCGGACACACCGGCGACATCGCCACCATGGTCCTGGTACCCGAAGTGGTGGAGGCCGTCGCCCCGATCCCGGTGCTCGCCGCCGGCGGCATCGGCAGCGGCGAGCAGATCGCCGCCGGACTGGCCCTCGGCGCCCAGGGCGCCTGGCTCGGCTCCCTCTGGCTGACCACCACCGAAGCGGACATGCACTCCCGCGCCCTCACCGAGAAGCTGCTCGCGGCCGGCTCCGGCGACACCGTCCGCTCCCGCGCGCTGACCGGCAAGCCCGCCCGGCAGCTGCGCACCGAGTGGACCGACGCGTGGGACGACCCGGAGGGTCCCGGCGCCCTGCCGATGCCCCTGCAGGGACTCCTCGTCGCGGAGGCGGTGTCCCGCATCCAGAAGTACGAGATCCAGCCGCTGCTCGGCACGCCCGTCGGGCAGATCGTCGGCCGGATGAACAGCGAGCGCAGCGTCCAGGCCGTCTTCGACGACCTCACCAGCGGCTTCGAGCGCGCCATCGACCGCATCACCCGCATCGCCGGCCGGGCCTGA